The following coding sequences are from one Leptolyngbya sp. NIES-3755 window:
- a CDS encoding winged helix family two component transcriptional regulator (similar to AA sequence:cyanobase_aa:LBDG_00160), producing the protein MPRILVIDDDPAIAELVAVNLEMAGYDVSQAADGTRGQALALQLQPDLILLDLMLPQVDGFTICQRIRRDERTADIPVLMLTALSQTSNKVEGFNAGADDYLTKPFEVEEMLARVRALLRRTDRIPQAAKHSEILSYGPLILVPERFEAIWFGKTVKLTHLEFELLHCLLQRHGQTVSPSEILKEVWGYDPDDDIETIRVHVRHLRTKLEPDPRHPKYIKTVYGAGYCLELPSESVSIEDVQLAG; encoded by the coding sequence ATGCCCAGAATTCTGGTGATCGATGACGATCCGGCGATCGCTGAACTCGTTGCCGTCAATCTAGAGATGGCTGGCTACGATGTCAGTCAAGCCGCAGATGGGACACGAGGACAGGCGCTTGCGCTCCAACTCCAACCCGATCTGATCTTATTAGACTTGATGTTACCTCAAGTCGATGGTTTCACCATTTGCCAAAGAATTCGTCGCGATGAGCGGACCGCAGATATTCCAGTTCTGATGCTCACCGCATTAAGCCAAACTTCCAATAAGGTGGAAGGCTTTAATGCAGGCGCGGACGATTATTTGACCAAGCCGTTTGAAGTCGAGGAAATGTTAGCGCGAGTTCGAGCGCTTTTAAGACGAACCGATCGCATTCCTCAAGCCGCGAAACATTCGGAAATTCTTAGTTACGGTCCTTTGATTCTCGTTCCAGAACGGTTCGAGGCGATTTGGTTTGGTAAAACCGTCAAACTGACTCACTTAGAATTTGAACTGCTACATTGTCTCCTTCAGCGGCATGGGCAAACTGTTTCACCGAGCGAAATTCTCAAAGAAGTGTGGGGCTACGATCCCGATGATGATATCGAAACGATTCGGGTTCACGTCCGTCACTTGAGAACGAAACTCGAACCCGATCCCCGGCATCCAAAGTACATCAAAACCGTATACGGAGCGGGGTATTGTCTGGAATTGCCGAGTGAAAGTGTCTCGATCGAAGACGTGCAACTCGCAGGCTAA
- a CDS encoding hypothetical protein (hypothetical protein MC7420_2672;~similar to AA sequence:cyanobase_aa:LBDG_00170) — MIFLLNRSQECQNENVLDLYSFMSAATMYDEEHFVVLETNQPEEILTAAELSEKLRSILAARQDDLPQDVKQAGEIDAQIRYLIDTTCELGMAPGEYLQWYAIRLEK, encoded by the coding sequence ATGATTTTTCTCTTGAATCGATCGCAAGAGTGTCAGAATGAGAATGTCCTTGACCTCTACAGTTTCATGTCTGCGGCAACCATGTACGATGAGGAACATTTTGTTGTCCTCGAAACCAACCAGCCCGAAGAAATCTTAACGGCGGCGGAACTGAGCGAAAAACTACGATCGATTCTTGCCGCGAGACAGGACGACTTGCCTCAAGATGTGAAACAAGCAGGTGAAATCGATGCCCAAATTCGCTATCTGATCGATACGACCTGTGAGCTTGGAATGGCTCCCGGTGAGTATTTACAGTGGTACGCGATTCGGCTCGAAAAATGA
- a CDS encoding hypothetical protein (hypothetical protein MicvaDRAFT_3161;~similar to AA sequence:cyanobase_aa:LBDG_09950), which produces MTDTTIEISELTSGGGTAPPTYAGPLEVLVNKPVVLKGSYDASRIRRITVMAEDKVNLGVTLNNGTWQVSMPRGFSTPGARWLRLRGFDAGNKLIENRVFYITVSRDPLTVGQELTIKVLRDTFFKVSTDDSARLNNQQKILIKAGQTYPVRRYGFIDGHLKLELGSTIAPIGNFGYFFEDHVQLSKGSQIFRFSLDDVPDIPLAAQLLITKTNFLKTSPADSSTLAANQRTNVLEGQVFQITGYACTQGHFRVTLKDPIPGFGNRGFIFWQYAQIKRNGREIPYDSSALTVTALRDTIFKKRPVDSSQLQPDERSTFNANEFYGVSSYMIQGGHIKVSLNEELPNFGNTGFVFPDFVRMSRGNRAFNPIPGTVELNVPYFSQRDNPRFYWSTCNVTAIAMCMYYLGTRARSGGQLEDELLQWCFNKDGEGSQINHNTLSNLINAYGYDGTFSTTWTFRDVREELINGRPVVLCGWFTSYGHIVTVIGYTPDGFIVNDPWGDALTGYANTEGRKLLYPYSYTNRVCGPDGQVWAHFIRRRA; this is translated from the coding sequence ATGACTGATACAACGATCGAAATCAGTGAACTCACTTCAGGAGGGGGTACTGCGCCTCCAACCTATGCCGGACCTTTAGAAGTTTTAGTGAATAAGCCTGTGGTGCTGAAGGGCAGTTACGATGCCAGTCGCATCAGACGCATTACGGTGATGGCAGAAGATAAAGTGAATCTGGGAGTGACGCTGAATAATGGCACCTGGCAAGTTTCAATGCCCAGAGGATTCAGCACACCCGGAGCGCGTTGGCTGAGATTGCGAGGATTTGATGCTGGCAATAAACTGATTGAAAATCGCGTGTTTTATATTACGGTCAGTCGCGATCCGTTAACCGTTGGACAAGAGTTAACGATTAAAGTCTTGCGGGATACTTTCTTCAAAGTTTCGACCGATGATTCTGCCCGCTTAAACAATCAGCAGAAAATCTTGATCAAAGCGGGGCAAACCTATCCAGTGAGACGGTACGGATTTATCGATGGGCATTTGAAATTAGAGTTGGGAAGTACGATCGCGCCGATCGGAAATTTCGGGTATTTCTTTGAAGATCACGTTCAGCTTTCCAAAGGATCTCAAATTTTCCGATTTTCACTGGATGATGTTCCTGACATTCCTCTTGCAGCACAGCTTCTTATTACAAAGACCAATTTTCTGAAGACTTCACCCGCTGATTCTTCGACGTTGGCAGCAAATCAGAGAACGAATGTGTTAGAGGGTCAAGTCTTTCAAATTACTGGATATGCTTGCACTCAGGGACATTTTCGCGTGACTTTGAAAGATCCGATTCCTGGATTTGGCAATCGTGGGTTTATCTTTTGGCAGTACGCTCAGATTAAGCGCAATGGTCGAGAAATTCCTTATGATTCGAGTGCGCTAACCGTTACAGCATTGCGAGATACCATTTTCAAGAAGCGTCCGGTCGATTCATCCCAACTTCAACCGGATGAGCGATCGACATTCAATGCCAATGAGTTCTACGGTGTGTCGAGCTACATGATTCAAGGCGGACATATCAAAGTCTCGTTGAACGAAGAACTTCCAAACTTTGGCAATACAGGGTTTGTGTTCCCAGATTTTGTCAGAATGAGTCGCGGTAATCGTGCCTTCAATCCGATTCCAGGCACCGTTGAATTGAATGTCCCGTATTTCTCGCAGCGGGATAATCCGCGATTTTATTGGTCTACTTGTAATGTCACTGCGATCGCGATGTGCATGTACTATCTCGGCACTCGTGCTCGATCGGGAGGTCAACTAGAGGATGAACTCTTGCAGTGGTGCTTTAACAAAGATGGGGAAGGCTCTCAGATCAATCACAATACCTTGAGCAATCTCATTAATGCTTACGGTTATGACGGCACTTTTAGTACAACCTGGACATTTCGGGATGTCAGAGAAGAACTGATCAATGGTCGTCCAGTTGTCCTCTGTGGCTGGTTTACCTCGTATGGTCACATTGTTACCGTGATTGGCTACACACCCGATGGATTTATCGTGAATGATCCTTGGGGCGATGCTTTGACTGGATATGCCAACACTGAGGGACGAAAGTTACTTTATCCCTATAGCTATACGAATCGAGTGTGTGGTCCAGACGGGCAAGTTTGGGCGCACTTTATTCGACGGAGAGCATAA
- a CDS encoding multi-sensor hybrid histidine kinase (similar to AA sequence:cyanobase_aa:LBDG_00190) has protein sequence MAVSLEWIVGSTALIAAIANGLAFWQRWRSSTDPESDQAMQEALWRQSIAVEAALDGIAILSENGRLLYLNDAHLKMFGYSRTELIGKSWEVLYYPEEIERIDREIRPILKQTGQWRGQVVAKRRDGSTFFEEVSLTRTEKGIISVCRDISETKQTEIRLRILERAISASSNGIIITDPTQLDNPMIFVNPGFERMTGYCASDVIGKNSRLLQGAETEQDALDRLRGAFNEGEDCTVTLRNYRKDGSLFWNELSISPVLDSKGRITHYVGIQTDVTERIRTEQALQLQIQRAHLLKQITQDIRQSLDTQEIFQTTVTQIGRTFGVNRCLLHTYLESAEDAIVSESSQLSPTFPQIPIVAEFLEPGWDSMQGAHIPIVGNLHVEELLKNDRAIASPDVYADSRLAAAALLCERAQLKSMLAVRTSYQGIPNGIIALQQCDAIRNWTSDEIELLEAVADQVGIAIAQARLLRQERLQREQLTEKNTALEQAKHAAETANRAKSEFLATVSHEIRTPMNAVIGLTGLLLDMDLTAQQRDFVETIRSSGDSLLTIINDILDFSKIESGKLDLEQQPFDLRACVRDAIELLNAEAIEKNLAVTSQIDPMIPDTIVGDVTRLRQILVNLISNAIKFTPQGAISINVKLGSSNHCQANLLAHCSKLSKQTFKLLFTVSDTGIGIPPERMERLFKSFSQVDSSTSRQYGGTGLGLAISRRLSEMMGGTMWVESQGAIGGCPPKEFYPTQSTHSGSTFYFTLCASAAELKSPTIEPTLSIEETDFHPLRILLAEDNVVNQKVALHLLSRLGYRADVAGNGLEVLAALERQEYDVILMDVQMPEMDGLEATRQIVQTPNHPYIIAMTANAMEGDRQLCLDAGMNDYLSKPIRIDALKSVLSKCSPVVRTIHASNTDPIESPPTLMRSPIPVAAGFSTARDFTHDRGTSDLIDRYLSETRLWLDQLKSAIDPLNEQALYQTLQSLRSSSLQVGLSAIASSCDALETCLRLGTLDQVPHQVHQLEAEYDRVQASLHLELQQCQR, from the coding sequence ATGGCGGTGAGTCTCGAATGGATTGTCGGAAGTACGGCGCTGATTGCAGCGATCGCGAACGGTCTTGCGTTTTGGCAGCGTTGGCGATCGTCCACCGATCCGGAATCCGATCAAGCGATGCAAGAAGCGCTCTGGCGACAATCGATCGCAGTGGAAGCCGCATTAGATGGGATTGCGATTCTGAGTGAGAACGGAAGACTGCTGTATCTTAACGATGCTCATCTAAAAATGTTTGGGTACAGCCGCACTGAACTGATCGGGAAAAGCTGGGAAGTCCTGTACTACCCCGAAGAAATTGAGCGGATCGATCGAGAAATTCGTCCTATTTTGAAACAAACTGGACAATGGCGCGGTCAAGTTGTCGCCAAACGTCGAGATGGCAGTACTTTTTTTGAAGAAGTCTCGCTGACTCGTACCGAAAAAGGCATTATTTCAGTTTGCCGAGACATCAGCGAAACAAAACAGACCGAAATTCGTCTGCGGATTTTGGAACGGGCAATTAGTGCCAGCAGCAACGGAATCATCATCACTGACCCGACTCAGCTAGACAATCCGATGATCTTTGTCAACCCAGGATTTGAGCGGATGACAGGCTATTGTGCTTCTGATGTGATTGGAAAAAATAGCCGACTGTTGCAAGGGGCAGAAACCGAGCAAGATGCGCTCGATCGCTTACGGGGCGCATTCAATGAAGGTGAAGATTGTACAGTCACACTCCGCAACTATCGCAAAGATGGGTCGCTGTTTTGGAATGAACTCTCGATTTCGCCTGTACTAGATAGCAAAGGACGCATCACGCACTATGTCGGGATTCAAACGGATGTCACTGAGCGAATTCGGACTGAACAAGCCCTTCAGCTTCAGATTCAACGCGCTCATCTACTCAAACAAATCACGCAAGATATTCGACAAAGCTTAGATACACAGGAAATTTTCCAAACAACGGTAACGCAGATCGGGCGAACCTTTGGAGTGAATCGTTGTCTACTGCATACCTATTTAGAAAGTGCGGAAGATGCGATCGTGTCCGAATCCTCGCAGCTTAGCCCGACTTTTCCTCAAATCCCGATCGTGGCGGAATTCCTCGAACCGGGTTGGGATTCGATGCAAGGTGCTCATATTCCGATCGTAGGCAATCTGCACGTTGAAGAACTATTGAAGAACGATCGAGCCATTGCCTCTCCGGATGTCTATGCCGATTCTCGACTTGCGGCGGCGGCTCTTCTGTGTGAACGTGCACAATTGAAGTCGATGTTAGCGGTTCGCACCTCATATCAAGGCATTCCAAACGGAATCATTGCGCTTCAGCAATGTGATGCAATTCGGAATTGGACAAGTGATGAGATTGAACTGCTCGAAGCGGTCGCGGATCAAGTCGGAATTGCGATCGCTCAAGCTCGTCTACTCCGCCAAGAACGGCTCCAACGCGAACAACTCACCGAGAAAAATACCGCTCTCGAACAAGCAAAACACGCCGCTGAAACTGCTAATCGTGCTAAGAGTGAATTTCTTGCAACCGTCAGTCACGAGATTCGGACTCCAATGAATGCCGTGATTGGTTTGACCGGACTTTTGCTCGATATGGACTTGACCGCTCAACAGCGCGATTTTGTTGAAACCATTCGCAGCAGTGGCGATTCTTTGCTAACGATTATCAATGACATTCTCGACTTCTCGAAAATCGAATCTGGAAAACTGGATCTCGAACAGCAACCGTTTGATCTAAGAGCTTGTGTGAGAGATGCGATCGAGCTTTTGAATGCCGAAGCGATCGAGAAAAATCTCGCCGTGACCTCTCAAATTGATCCAATGATTCCAGATACGATCGTTGGCGATGTCACTCGACTGCGTCAAATTCTCGTCAATCTGATTAGCAACGCCATCAAGTTCACGCCGCAGGGTGCAATTTCAATCAATGTTAAGCTTGGTTCCTCAAATCATTGTCAAGCGAATCTACTTGCTCACTGTTCCAAACTTTCAAAGCAGACCTTCAAGCTTTTATTCACAGTGAGCGATACCGGAATCGGCATTCCTCCAGAACGAATGGAACGCTTGTTTAAATCTTTCAGTCAAGTCGATTCGTCTACCAGTCGGCAATATGGCGGTACAGGATTAGGACTTGCTATCAGTCGGCGGCTCAGCGAAATGATGGGCGGTACAATGTGGGTCGAAAGCCAAGGCGCGATCGGCGGTTGTCCTCCAAAAGAGTTTTATCCAACACAATCGACCCATTCTGGCTCAACGTTTTACTTTACGCTGTGTGCTAGCGCGGCTGAACTGAAATCACCGACGATCGAGCCAACTTTATCGATCGAAGAAACGGACTTTCATCCATTGCGAATTCTGCTTGCTGAAGATAATGTCGTCAACCAGAAAGTCGCGCTCCATCTGCTTTCGCGGTTAGGATACCGGGCTGATGTTGCTGGAAACGGTCTAGAAGTGTTAGCGGCACTAGAGCGCCAAGAGTACGATGTGATTTTGATGGATGTGCAAATGCCCGAAATGGATGGATTAGAAGCCACTCGGCAGATTGTTCAAACACCAAATCATCCATACATCATTGCGATGACTGCAAACGCGATGGAAGGCGATCGACAACTCTGCCTTGATGCTGGAATGAACGATTATTTAAGCAAGCCCATCCGGATCGATGCGCTAAAATCTGTTCTCAGTAAGTGTAGCCCTGTAGTGCGAACAATTCACGCTAGCAACACCGATCCGATCGAGTCGCCCCCTACTCTCATGCGATCGCCGATTCCCGTTGCTGCTGGATTTTCGACCGCACGTGACTTTACCCACGATCGCGGTACTTCCGACTTGATCGATCGCTATCTCAGCGAGACCCGTCTTTGGCTCGATCAGCTTAAAAGTGCGATCGACCCACTCAACGAGCAGGCTTTATATCAAACCCTGCAATCTTTGCGATCGAGCAGTCTCCAAGTCGGACTGAGCGCGATTGCTTCTTCCTGC
- a CDS encoding bacterioferritin comigratory protein (similar to AA sequence:cyanobase_aa:LBDG_09960), translating into MPLNVGDTAPDFTVKDTNGNTVTLSDYAGQTVVLYFYPKDDTPGCTKEACSFRDNYAQYTSKGIPVFGVSMDDEASHQRFTEKFSLPFPLLADTSGTLTKSYDVDGGGYSKRVTYVVGSDGKIAQVYTTIQTDTHAADILQQLGV; encoded by the coding sequence ATGCCCCTGAATGTAGGCGACACTGCCCCCGATTTTACTGTTAAAGACACGAATGGCAATACGGTCACGCTTTCTGACTATGCGGGGCAAACTGTAGTCCTCTATTTTTACCCCAAAGATGACACGCCAGGTTGCACCAAGGAAGCTTGCAGTTTCCGCGACAATTACGCTCAATACACCAGCAAAGGCATTCCCGTTTTTGGCGTGAGCATGGATGATGAGGCATCCCACCAGCGCTTTACCGAGAAGTTTAGTCTGCCCTTCCCCTTGTTGGCGGATACGAGTGGGACTCTGACCAAATCCTATGATGTCGATGGCGGTGGCTATTCTAAGCGCGTCACTTATGTGGTCGGTTCAGATGGCAAAATCGCTCAGGTTTACACGACGATTCAGACCGATACTCATGCGGCAGATATCTTGCAGCAGTTAGGCGTATAG
- a CDS encoding methylglyoxal synthase (similar to AA sequence:cyanobase_aa:LBDG_00180), with protein sequence MKTAHLIFNPVAGQGNAEQELDLIQRRLSEKFDLKTKLTTPDRDADELAAESVKEGAEAIFVSGGDGTVSAAANAVIRTGIPLGIIARGTANAFANALSIPTTIEAACETILNQQTKTVDVAFCNGRPMVLLAGIGFEAETVRLANRETKDRFGILAYVIAGLRQLRNLDHFEAEVETDDKILSFTASALTVANAAPATSVLAQGPAGLVVDDGLLDLTIVAPSNRTSAIAATYHLLQSALSGNPAERDDIGYLRSKRFKITTNPAQRVVVDGEMVGTTPIEVECVPSGLTVFMEDPEANIPTEKIDGLPDLVIETKDSAV encoded by the coding sequence ATGAAAACGGCGCATTTAATCTTTAATCCGGTGGCGGGTCAGGGAAACGCAGAACAGGAACTTGATTTGATTCAACGCCGCTTAAGTGAAAAGTTTGACTTAAAAACAAAGCTGACTACTCCCGATCGCGATGCTGATGAACTGGCAGCAGAATCGGTAAAAGAAGGCGCAGAAGCGATTTTCGTTTCGGGTGGAGATGGAACCGTTTCGGCGGCTGCCAATGCTGTGATTCGGACCGGAATTCCTTTGGGGATTATTGCGCGGGGAACTGCGAATGCGTTTGCAAATGCACTCTCCATTCCAACCACGATCGAGGCTGCCTGCGAAACCATTTTGAATCAGCAAACCAAAACTGTCGATGTCGCCTTTTGTAATGGTCGCCCGATGGTACTGCTTGCTGGAATTGGATTTGAAGCGGAAACGGTTCGACTCGCGAATCGAGAAACTAAAGACCGCTTTGGAATTCTGGCGTATGTGATTGCTGGTTTGCGTCAATTGCGAAATTTAGATCACTTTGAAGCAGAAGTCGAAACCGACGACAAAATTCTTTCTTTTACCGCTTCAGCGCTGACGGTAGCCAATGCGGCTCCAGCAACTTCGGTTTTGGCTCAAGGTCCAGCGGGATTAGTGGTCGATGATGGCTTATTGGATTTAACGATCGTCGCTCCCTCGAATCGAACTAGCGCGATCGCAGCAACGTATCATCTTCTGCAATCTGCGCTCAGTGGCAACCCGGCTGAACGGGATGATATTGGATATTTGCGATCGAAACGATTCAAAATTACCACCAATCCAGCACAGCGCGTCGTGGTAGACGGTGAAATGGTGGGAACAACCCCGATCGAGGTTGAATGCGTTCCATCCGGTCTCACTGTGTTTATGGAAGATCCAGAAGCGAATATTCCAACCGAAAAGATCGACGGTTTGCCTGATTTGGTGATCGAAACTAAAGATTCAGCGGTGTAA